The sequence below is a genomic window from Mycobacterium sp. ITM-2016-00316.
ACATGGTGGCCGCGGTGGCCGTGAACATCGCCGACCTGATCGCCGGCGACGAATCGGTGCTCGAGGAGTTCGGCGAGATCATCGGCCTGGTCTTCCACCTGGCGTCCATCGGGTTCCTGGTGCTGGCCCGTCACGAGTTCTGGGCCAAGGTCCGCCGTGGCGCCCTGTTCAAGGCCGTCGGCACCCTGCTCGCCGGGATGGCGCTGGCCATCGGGGTCGGATGGGGCCTGCTGGAGCTGTTCCCCGGCACGCTGCAGCGCGACTACCGGCTCGGCTACGCCGCCAACCGGGTGGTCGCGTTCGCCGGCGTCGACTCCGCGGTCTTCGACGGTCAACATCCCGGGGTCCTGATCAACGCGCTGCTCGGCCTGTTCGGCGCGCTGGCGCTGGTGGTCGCGGCCATCGTGCTGTTTCGTTCCCAGCGGGCCACCAACGCGCTGACCGGTCAGGACGAATCCGCCATCCGCGGGCTGCTGGAGCTGTTCGGCAAGAACGATTCGCTCGGCTACTTCGCCACCCGCCGCGACAAGTCGGTGGTGTTCGCTCCCAATGGACGCGCCGCCGTCACCTACCGCGTCGAGGTGGGCGTCTGTCTGGCCAGCGGGGACCCGGTCGGCGACCCGCGCTCCTGGCCGGCCGCCATCGACGCCTGGCTCACGCTGTGCCAGTCCTACGGCTGGGCTCCCGGCGTGATGGGTGCCAGTGCCCCCGCCGCACAGGCGTTTCGCGACGCCGGTCTCAACGCCATCGAACTCGGCGACGAGGCCATCTTGCACCCCGACCGCTTCAAGTTGTCCGGTCCGGACATGAAGCCGGTGCGTCAGGCCGTCACCCGGGCTCGCCGCGCAGGTCTGACCGTCCGCATCCGCAGGCACCGCGAACTGACCTCCGACGAAATGGCCATCGTGGTCGGCCGCGCCGATGCCTGGCGCGACACCGAGACCGAGCGTGGTTTCTCGATGGCGCTGGGCCGCTTGGGTGATCCCGCCGACGGTGACTGCATGCTGGTGGAGGCCGTGGCGGCCGGCGGCACTGGGGAAAATGACAACGACGGCGACGTCGTGGCGATGCTCTCCCTGGTTCCGTGGGGCACCAACGGAGTGTCGCTGGACGTCATGCGCCGCTCACCGCAGTCCCCCAACGGCACCATCGAGCTGATGGTCAGCGAAATCTGTCTGCAGGCCGAGGATCTCGGCATCACCCGCATCTCGCTGAACTTCGCGATGTTCCGGTCGGCGTTCGAGCAGGGCGCGCAACTGGGCGCCGGCCCGGTCGCCCGGCTGTGGCGTGCACTGCTGGTGTTCTTCTCCCGGTGGTGGCAGCTCGAGACCCTGTACCGCTCCAACATGAAGTACCAGCCGGAGTGGGTTCCGCGGTTCGCCTGCTACGAGGACGCCCGTGAGGTGCCCCGCGTCGGGGTGGCCTCGGTGATCGCCGAGGGATTCCTGGTGCTGCCGTTCTCCCGCCGCAAGGAGCACACCGGTGAACACGTCGCGGCGCCGAAGAACCTGGTGGACAGCGGGCTGCTGCACCGCGACGGCAGCGCCCCGGACACCCTTGCCCTGCAACATGATCTGCCCGATGACGACCGCAACCGGCTGCCCGAGCAGGTGCGGGTCCGGATGGCGAAGCTGAAAATGTTGCAGGACAACGGCGTCGACGCCTACCCGGTCGGCGAGGCGCCCAGCCACACCGTCGAGCAGGCCCTGGCCACCACCGCCGCCGATGTCACCGTCACCGTCGCCGGCCGCATCCTGCGGTTGCGGGACTACGGCGGGGTGCTGTTCGCCGCGCTGCGCGACTGGTCCGGTGACGTACAACTGCTGCTGGACAATTCGCGCCTCACCCAGGGCACCAACGCCGACTTCACCGGCTCGATCGACCTCGGTGACCTGATCGAGGTGACCGGCACCATGGGGCTCAGCCGAAACGGCACCCCGTCACTGCTGGTCACCCGGTGGCGGCTGATCGGCAAATGCCTGCGGCCGCTGCCCGACAAGTGGAAGGGCCTCACCGACCCGGAGGCCCGCGTCCGGACCCGCTACGTCGACCTCGCCATCAACACCGAGGCCCGAGACCTGATCACCGCGCGCAGCCGGATCCTGCACGCCATCCGGGAAACGCTGGTGGGTAAGGGATTCCTCGAGGTCGAGACACCGATCCTGCAGCAGATCCACGGCGGCGCCAATGCGCGCCCCTTCACCACCCATATCAATGCCTACGACCTGGACCTGTACCTGCGCATCGCGCCGGAACTGTATCTGAAGCGGCTCTGCGTGGGCGGCGTCGAGCGGGTCTTCGAACTGGGCCGCGCATTCCGCAACGAGGGCGTGGATTTCAGCCACAACCCGGAGTTCACGCTGCTGGAGGCCTATCAGGCGCACGCCGATTACAACGTCTGGATGCACGGCTGCCGCGAGCTCATCCAGAACGCCGCCGAAGCTGCCAACGGCGCCCAGGTGGTGATGCGCCCCGGTCCCGACGGCGGCCTGGTGGCGGTCGACATCTCCGGGGACTGGCCGGTGAAGACGGTGCACGGCGCGGTGTCCGAGGCACTCGGTGAACAGATCGGCCCGGAGACCGGCCTGGACCGGTTGCGCAGCCTCTGCGATGGCGCCGGGGTGCCCTACCTGATGCACTGGGACGCTGGTGCGGTGGTCCTGGAACTCTACGAGCGGCTCGTCGAAGGGCAGACCGAACGCCCGACGTTCTACAAGGACTTCCCCACCTCGGTCTCGCCGCTGACCCGTCCGCACCGCAGCATCGACGGTGTCGCCGAGCGCTGGGACCTGGTGGCCTGGGGTGTCGAACTGGGGACGGCCTACAGCGAGCTCACCGACCCGGTGGAGCAGCGCAAGCGTCTGCAGGAGCAGTCACTGCTGGCCGCCGGCGGTGACCCGGAGGCGATGGAACTCGACGAGGACTTCCTGCAGGCCCTCGAATACGCCATGCCCCCGACGGGCGGTCTCGGCGTCGGGGTCGACCGGGTGGTCATGCTGATCACCGGGCGCAGCATCCGCGAGACGCTGCCGTTCCCACTGGCCAAACCGCGCTGACTCTCCTCACAGCTGCTTTGCAGGAAGCGGCGTCACGATGATCTCGTGACGCTGATGTCCGGGCTCTTGCAGCACCACGCTTCCTTGATGCACGGTTGGGTGCCGGTGACCGTTCAGGTGATCGCCGGGCTGGTCCTGGTGGCTGCGCTGCGGTGGCGACGCCGACTGGTCGCCGCCGCGGCCGTCGGGGCCGCACTGGCCGCGGCCGCGCACTGGTATGTGAGCAGCCAGGGGCTGGCCGGTGAACCCGCACCGCACGCGCTGTGGGTCTGGATCGGGTTGACCGGGTTCGCCGCCGCGGCACTGTTTTCCGGCGGGCCCGGAGCGCGCTGGTGGCGGCGCACCGCCGCCGTCGCGGCCGTCCCGCTGTGCGCTCTGTGCGCGGCGCTGGCCGTCAATCTGTGGACCGGGTACTTCCCCACCATGCAGACGGCCTGGGGCCAGCTGACCGCGGGGCCGCTGCCCGATCAGACCGATATGGCGACCGTCGCCGCATTCCAGGTCCGGCATGCGGTGCCGCGTAACGGTTCTCTGGTACCGGTGGACACCGGCGACGCCGGCTCGGGTTTCCGGCACCGCGGCGAGTTGGTCTATCTGCCGCCGGCCTGGTTCGCCTCGGATCCACCACCCCGGCTACCGACCGTGATGATGATCGGCGGCGAGATGAACACGCCCGAGGACTGGGCGCGGGCGGGCAACGCCGTGCAGACCGCCGACGCCTTCGCCGCGACGCACGACGGGAACGCTCCGGTGTTGGTGTTCGCCGATGTGGGCGGCACCTTCAACAACGACACCGAATGCGTGAACGGCCCCCGCGGCAAGGTCGCCGACCACCTCACCAACGATGTTGTCCCGACCATGATCTCGAGGTTCGGGGTCAGCCCGGATCCGGCCAATTGGGGTGTCGTCGGGTGGTCGATGGGCGGCACCTGCGCGGTCGACCTGACCGTGATGCACCCCGACCGGTTCTCGGCGTTCGAGGACATCGCGGGCGATCTGAGTCCGAACTCGGGCACGAAGGCACAGACGATCGAGCGTCTGTTCGGCGGTGATGCGGCCGCCTACGCCGCATTCGATCCGGCCACGGTCATCAGCCGGCACGGCCGGTACAGCGGGGTGTCGGGCTGGTTCGCGGTGAACGGGGCGGGTGCCTCACCGCCACCGCAGACCGCTGCGGCGGCCCAGTCGCTGTGCGCGTTGGGCGCATCACACGGTATCGACTGCGCAGTGGTCGCCCGGCCCGGCCGGCACGACTGGCCTTTCGCGTCCAGTGCTTTCGCCGAGGCACTGCCGTGGCTGGCCGGCCGAATCCACACCCCCGATGTTCCGGCCACCCCGTTTCCGGGTGCTCCAGCGGGACCCGTCACCGAGCAGGTGGCGCGGGTGGGGCCGGGTCAGTAGTCCGACTCGGCGGCCAGCACCTCGGCCAGGAAGGCGTCGTCGGCACCGGAGAGCCGGGACCGAGCCAGTTCCCGCATCCGGTCGCGCAGCTGCCGCCCCTCCCCCACACCGGGAGAACCGACGACCAGTTCTGTCGCGGTCCAATCCTGGTTCCAGGCAGCAGATTCCGATATCTCCAGCGTCAGAGTCGCGGTGCCGTCAGCGGTGAGCACCCCGGCCGCGGTGATATCGGCGCACCGCAGCCGTACCTCGATACCGGCCGCAGAACCCCTTACCGCGGTGCGCACGGAGGCCACCACAGCACCGGTGCTGTCTGTGTGAACCGACCAGTCCACGTTGTCCTCGGCGGCGTCGAATACCGCAGGCGGCACCGTGGTCCAGGCGATCGTCCTGGCACCACCGGCAATCGCCGGACCAGTCGCGGAGTCGTCCCAGCCGGCGGCCAGCGCGTAATCGTCGCGGTGGCGCTGAGTCGGCACCGCGTCGTCGACCGCTGGCGTCCAGTCCGCCAGTTCCGCGCAGGCCGCGGCGAGTTCGGCCACCCGGGGGTCACCGTCGAGCCGGTAGGCGACGAGGATGTCGCGGTGCGGCTGCAACAGCGAATCTATATCGGAGTCGAGGGTGTCCTCGGTGAAGAACTCCTGCGCCGAGGCCGTCAGCACCGCGATCTCGGCATCCAGCACTGCCGCATCCAGGTCCACGATCGCATCCCCCACGCTGGCCGGCCACCAGCGACGCAACCAGTGCCCGATCGCCAGTCGGCGCAGCGGTGCCAGCGCACCGGGATCGAGCGTCAGATCCGGCAGGTCGACGGTGCCCCCAGCGTCGGCGGGGGTCCCGTGCAGCGCGTCGACCAGCGCGACGTGGCCGGCCGCGCCCGTCACCCGCCACACCCAGTCGGCGGCGGTGATATCGGTGAAGGTGATCTGCACCGGTGCCGCGGGATCGTCGACCGTCCACGCCAGCACCGCACCGGCCACCTCGAGCACCGCCACGGCGGGCGGCGGCGGTACCGGTGGACCGGTCTGCCATAGACCTTCCCCGGCGACGAACCTCATCGAATCGCCTCCAGTTCGAGCATCGCCTTGATCCGCTGCCGGTGATCCAGACTCACCGACCGGGCCACCCCTTCCAGCAGGGCCCGCATATCGTCGACATCCGCGCAGGACTCCTGCCACACGTCACGGCCGTGCAGACGGGCCCACAGCCTGCTCAGGTAGGGCCGGGCAAACGCGGCGAGCTCCGTGGTCACCTGCTGCTGGCGTGGGTGCAGCGCCTCGCCACCGGCGAGGTAGCGCCGCGCATGCAGCACATAGGCCTCCTTACGCAGCCGGGCCTGGACCTGGGCCGCCAACCGGTAGCGCGGTGTCGCGGCCTCGTCCAGTGGTGCGAGTTCGACGGCGATCTCCACCCCGGCCACCATCGCGGCCTGGATGTCCTCGGCGAGCAGACCCCATGGCGCACAGGCCCGGTCCACCTCCTCGGCGCACAG
It includes:
- the lysX gene encoding bifunctional lysylphosphatidylglycerol synthetase/lysine--tRNA ligase LysX translates to MTATAVPHPSTTRRPSGFSWVPTAAGWIVGVIATLSLVASISPFVRSAIRVPREFVNDYIFNFPDTSFAWATVLALLAAALAARKSIAWWILVFYMVAAVAVNIADLIAGDESVLEEFGEIIGLVFHLASIGFLVLARHEFWAKVRRGALFKAVGTLLAGMALAIGVGWGLLELFPGTLQRDYRLGYAANRVVAFAGVDSAVFDGQHPGVLINALLGLFGALALVVAAIVLFRSQRATNALTGQDESAIRGLLELFGKNDSLGYFATRRDKSVVFAPNGRAAVTYRVEVGVCLASGDPVGDPRSWPAAIDAWLTLCQSYGWAPGVMGASAPAAQAFRDAGLNAIELGDEAILHPDRFKLSGPDMKPVRQAVTRARRAGLTVRIRRHRELTSDEMAIVVGRADAWRDTETERGFSMALGRLGDPADGDCMLVEAVAAGGTGENDNDGDVVAMLSLVPWGTNGVSLDVMRRSPQSPNGTIELMVSEICLQAEDLGITRISLNFAMFRSAFEQGAQLGAGPVARLWRALLVFFSRWWQLETLYRSNMKYQPEWVPRFACYEDAREVPRVGVASVIAEGFLVLPFSRRKEHTGEHVAAPKNLVDSGLLHRDGSAPDTLALQHDLPDDDRNRLPEQVRVRMAKLKMLQDNGVDAYPVGEAPSHTVEQALATTAADVTVTVAGRILRLRDYGGVLFAALRDWSGDVQLLLDNSRLTQGTNADFTGSIDLGDLIEVTGTMGLSRNGTPSLLVTRWRLIGKCLRPLPDKWKGLTDPEARVRTRYVDLAINTEARDLITARSRILHAIRETLVGKGFLEVETPILQQIHGGANARPFTTHINAYDLDLYLRIAPELYLKRLCVGGVERVFELGRAFRNEGVDFSHNPEFTLLEAYQAHADYNVWMHGCRELIQNAAEAANGAQVVMRPGPDGGLVAVDISGDWPVKTVHGAVSEALGEQIGPETGLDRLRSLCDGAGVPYLMHWDAGAVVLELYERLVEGQTERPTFYKDFPTSVSPLTRPHRSIDGVAERWDLVAWGVELGTAYSELTDPVEQRKRLQEQSLLAAGGDPEAMELDEDFLQALEYAMPPTGGLGVGVDRVVMLITGRSIRETLPFPLAKPR
- a CDS encoding alpha/beta hydrolase family protein, translated to MSGLLQHHASLMHGWVPVTVQVIAGLVLVAALRWRRRLVAAAAVGAALAAAAHWYVSSQGLAGEPAPHALWVWIGLTGFAAAALFSGGPGARWWRRTAAVAAVPLCALCAALAVNLWTGYFPTMQTAWGQLTAGPLPDQTDMATVAAFQVRHAVPRNGSLVPVDTGDAGSGFRHRGELVYLPPAWFASDPPPRLPTVMMIGGEMNTPEDWARAGNAVQTADAFAATHDGNAPVLVFADVGGTFNNDTECVNGPRGKVADHLTNDVVPTMISRFGVSPDPANWGVVGWSMGGTCAVDLTVMHPDRFSAFEDIAGDLSPNSGTKAQTIERLFGGDAAAYAAFDPATVISRHGRYSGVSGWFAVNGAGASPPPQTAAAAQSLCALGASHGIDCAVVARPGRHDWPFASSAFAEALPWLAGRIHTPDVPATPFPGAPAGPVTEQVARVGPGQ